GGCTTCTGGGGTGGGTGCGTACTGACCCGGGGCAGCGCCTCTGCCGGGAACGGGCCCGGCTGTCGGGGCAGGGCCGGGAGCCCGTCGCGGCGGCGGGCCCTGCGCGGGGATTCGCGGCATGGCCTGGGGGTGTGCGGCGGGAGCGGGACCCTGCGGATGGGGTCGTCGAGGTGCACCGGGAGGCGGTCCCTGGCGTGGTGGTATGCCCCCCGCCGGCCGCCCGGGCGGTACCTGCGGCCCCGGACGACCGCGCCGAATGATCGGCGGGTCCTGCTCGTTCATCCCAACCAATGTACGCATCCGCCGGTGCCCGGCACGGATTCGGCGCAGATCACACGAATGATCGGCCCGCGACGGGGTATCCGGGTCGCCATGACCGACGATGTGGCCGCACGGCCCGACACCGAGACCGGTGACGACCGCACCCCGCTCCGGCGCGCGATCTCCGGCAAGATGCTGTTCCTGTTCATCCTCGGCGACGTGCTGGGCGCCGGCATCTACGCGCTCGTGGGCGAGATCGCCGGCGAGGTGGGCGGTGCCATCTGGGGTGCCGCTCGTGGTGGCCCTCGTCATGGCGCTGCTGACGGCGGGGTCGTATGCGGAGCTGGTCACCAAATACCCCCGGGCGGGTGGCGCCGCGGTCTTCGCCCAGCAGGCCTATCGGTCGTCGCTGGTCTCGTTCCTGGTGGGATTCTGCATGCTCGCCGCCGGTGTCACCAGCGCCGCGGGTCTGGCGCTGGCGTTCGCCGGTGACTACTTCACGACCTTCTTCGACGTGCCCACGACCGCCACCGCTCTCGTGTTCCTGGTCGCGATCGCGGCACTCAACGCGCGGGGCATCAGCGAGTCGGTGCGCGCGAACGTCGTCATGACGATCGTCGAGGTGTCGGGTCTGGTGCTCGTCGTCGTCCTGGCCGCGGTCGTCCTCGGTCGGGGAGACGGCGAACCGCATCGCGTGTTCGAGTTCGACAGTTCGACGACCCCCGCGCTGGCCGTGCTGAGCGCGGCGTTGCTCGCCTATTACTCGTTCGTGGGTTTCGAGACGTCGGCGAATGTGGCCGAGGAGGTCCGCAACGTGCGGCGGGTCTACCCGAAGGCGCTGTTCGGCGCGCTCATCACCGCGGGCGTCGTCTACGTGCTCGTGGGCCTCGCGGTCTCGATCGTGGTGTTACCGGACGAGCTCGCCGGCTCGTCGGGCCCGCTGCTCGAGGTGGTCACGATCGCCGACGTCGGTGTCCCGGACCAGCTGTTCTCGCTGATCGCCCTGATCGCGGTGGCCAATGGTGCGCTGCTCACCATGATCATGGCGTCGCGTCTGACGTTCGGGATGGCCCGTGACGGACTGCTGCCCTCGGCGCTGGCGAAGGTCCTGCCGGGTCGGCGTACGCCCTGGGCGTCGATCATCGCCACCACCGCCATCGCGATGGTGCTCTCGGCGACCGGTTCGGTGGCCGCGCTCGCCGAGACCGTGGTGCTGCTGTTGCTGTTCGTCTTCCTCAGCACCAACGTCGCGGTCCTGGTGCTTCGACGCGACCGCGCCGACACCGATCACTTCCGGGCGTGGACGATCGTGCCGGTGCTGGCGATCGTGACGTGCATCGTCCTGCTGACGCAGCAGAGCGCGGAGACCTGGTTGCGCGCAGGCATCCTGATGCTCGTGGGGCTGGCGCTCTTCGGACTGGCCCGTGCCACCGGTTCGGGTAAGCACACCGAGGCTCGCGACTGACCGGTTGCGTCGTCAGCCGACCCAGGAGAGGTGATCGCGCAACAGCGCGTAGCCGATGAATGCGACGACGTCGATGGCACCGTGGGCGATGACGAGCGGCCAGGCGCGGGCGGTGACCTGGTAGAAGCGGCCGTAGACGACGCCCATCACCAGGTTGCCGAGGCCGGCGCCGAAGCCCTGGTACAGGTGGTAGCCGCCGCGGAGGACAGCGCTGGCGGCCAGCGACTTGGCGTCCGAGACACCGAGCTGCCGAAGTCGGGTGATGAAGTAGGCGACCACCACTATCTCCTCGGCGGCCGCGTTCCCGATCGCGATGAGGATGAGCACCGGCCATTCCCACCAGGTGTCCGCCTGGCTGGGCACGAGGCTCGCGTTGAGTCCGAAGGCGCGGGCGACCGCGACCAGCGCGAGACCGGGGATGCCGATGACGGCGGCGAGGACGAGTCCCGCGGGCACGTCGCGGCGCGGGGTCCAGCGGCCGAGGCCGACACGCGACAGTCCGAGCCCGCTGCGCCACAGCAGGTATACGCCGAGCGCGGCGATGGCGAACAGCCTCAGGACGCTCAGCACCTGACGCGCTGCGTCGATGAGGGCGAGGTCGGAGCGACTGGGGTTGAGGGCGACGGTCGTCCCGCCGATGCCCCCGGCCAGTTGGGCTTCGAGCAGTGCGAGCGCGGCCGAGACCGCCGAGAACGCGAAGGTCAGGACGCCGACGATGACGAGTTCGGCGATCAGGCCGCGCCGCTCGACGCGATCGGTGACGACCGGGATGCCGTGGGGCGACGGCCGCAGGTACTCGCGCAGAGACATGCCGGTCAGCCTAAGGAATGGAACTCCCTGCTTCCATCGCTCCCTGAGTGCGAGCGGAGCGAGCCTCGAAAGGTCAGTCGGGCATCGAATTCAGGAACGGGCAACCCGCGAGGTTCCGCAGAGCACGTGACAGTTCGAAGACGTCGGTCACCGGGCGGGGGAAGGGTAGCCGGACGTCGGAGTCGCCGGCGATGCCCTCGATCCGGAAGCGGATGCCGAAACGGTCGAGGCCGAGGGGACGTACGCGGCCCTGACGCAGGTCGGTGGGCAGCTTGCGGGCCAGCTGACCGACGAGATCGGCATGGTCGGCGTCGAGGTGCTCGAGCCAGCCGGCCTCACACTCCCAGAACGGATCGGGTTGGGCGTCGGCCAGTTCGGCGGCCGACACCGACGTCGCTCCGGAGCTCGACGCCAGTACCGCTGAGTCGACCTGGAGGCGGAGCATCGACGCGCCGTGGCCGATGTCGAGCAGGCCGTCGTCGGGGTGTTCGGCGGCGATCTCGATGGCCAGGTCGCGTTCGAGGTCGCGGGGGACCTCGTGGAGCGTGCCGTTGAGCCAGACGACCGACCGGACTCGTTCGCGCAGGTCGATGGGCGCCCAGTCGGTGACCTCGAGCATCGCGGGGGCGCCCTCGGTGCCGGCGACGGCCGGCATGGCCCCGCCGTCGGTGGGGACGAGGACGAAGGCTTGTGATTCGAAGAGGTGCACGACCTCGATCGGTGTGGTGTCGGCGCCCTCGACGGCGAGGATGGCGGAGCCGACCCGACGGCAGGCCGTCTGGATCATCTCGGCATCCGTGGGTCGGTCGGTCGTCGTACGCGTCATGTTGTCTCTCCGGTCGGCGCGGGCGGCTGCTTTGCTCATCACTTGTGAAAGGTAACCCTAACCTAAATACGGCCGGCGTGATCGTCAATGGGTACTCGGACCGGCGTCCACTAGGCTCGTGTGGTGCCTGTGATCGCCTACTTCGGCCCGCCCGGAACCTTCACCGAGATGGCACTCGACGCGGCCATCGCCGCCCATGACCCCGCACTCGGGGGTCTCGACCTCTCGCGTGACGTCACCAAGGTCGACGCCTCGAGCCCGGCTGCCGCCATCGCGATGGTCCGCAGCGGCGAGGCCGATTACGGCTGTGTGCCAATCGAGAGTTCGCTCGAGGGATCGGTACCGGCGACGATGGACGCCCTCGTACCGCCGGCGCGGTCCGGTACCGACGGGCGCGTCCAGGTGTTCGCCGAGACCGTCCTCGACATCGCATTCGCCATCGCCGCGAACGGTCCGATCGCCCCGGAGGACGTCCGCACCATTGCGGCATACCCGGTGGCCGCCGCGCAGGTCCGGCAGTCCGTGGCGAAGCTGTTCCCGAACGCGGAGTTCGTCACCTCCGGCTCGAATGCCGCTGCCGCGCTGGATGTCGCGTCCGGCAAAGCCGATGCCGCGGTGACGACCGGTCTCGCGGCAGGGTTGTCGGATCTGACCGTGATCGCCGACGGGGTCTGCGATGCGAAGGAGGCCACCACGCGCTTCCTCGTCCTCGGACGCCCCGCGGCCCCGACGCGCCGGACCGGCACCGATCGCACCTCGGTGATCCTCGACCTGTCCAACGAGCCCGGCAGCCTGATGAACGCGATGAACGAATTCGCCTCGCGGGGAATCGATCTCACACGCATCGAATCCCGGCCGCAACGCGACGAGGCGGAGGGTCGGGCCATCGCCGGCCGCTACCGGTTCTTCCTCGACGCCGTCGGCCACATCGACGACGCGGCGGTCGCGGAAGCCCTTGCGGCGCTGCATCGCCGGTGTGAACGGGTCGTCTACCTCGGTTCGTGGCCCGCGGTGCGGACGACGGGATCGGCGCCTCCCGACCACGCCGAGTCGCTGGCCTGGATCGAGTCCCTGCGACAAGGAGAAGTGTGATGGCGCGCCTGCACCTCGTCCGGCACGGCGAGACCACCGCGAATGTCATGCGCCGGCTCGACACCGCGCTGCCCGGAGCCGCGCTCACCGATTTCGGTGCGCGACAAGGCGTCCGGTTCGGCCTGGAGAATCGGCCCGAACGCGAGGCGGTCCTGTTCAGCTCAGCGGCCCGGCGCGCCCGGCAGACCGCCGAACTGATCAGCTCGGTGTGGGACGTCCACACCGAGGCCGTCGACGGTGTGCACGAGGTCCAGGCCGGTGTGCTCGAGGATCGCAGCGACCGCGAGGCCCACGACGTCTTCCACGACGTCATGGAGAAGTGGCATGCCGGTGACCTCGACGTGCGCATCCCTGGCGGCGAGTCGCTCGCGATGGTCTACGACCGCTACATCCCGACCGTCGAGGACCTCGCCCGCTCGTACCTGACCGGAACCGAACCGCGCGATGTGTTCCTGGTCAGCCACGGTGCGGCGATCCGCCTCATCGCGGCGCGCCTGGCCGGCATCGACTCCCGCTTCGCCGCGGCGACGCACCTGGGCAACACCGGCTCGATCGAACTCGAGTACACCGACGGCATCTGGGTCTGCCACCGCTGGGGAGCCGAGACCGCACCCTTCGACCGGGTCGACGAACCGCTGGTCGACGACCCGATGGGTTGAGCTACTTGATGATCGCGTCGACCGTCTTCTTCAACGCCGACGGCTGAGACGGGCGTCGCGGTGCCTTCTCCTTGAGGCGGAGCATCTCTTCACCGATCTCCTGGAGGTCCTTGCGGCCGAGGGCTTCCCGCACCTTCGGGAACCACTCGTCCTCTTCCTCCTCGATGTGGTGCTCGACGTTCTCGATCAGCACGGTCGTCTTGGCGTCGAACCGCTCGGAGTCCGGCTTCAGCGCGGCGAGCTCGACGACGAGGACGTCGGCGACGTGGTGCTCCTCGTAGGACTCGAGGATGTCGTCCTCGAGATCGGGTACACGCTTACGGATCTCGGGATACATGCACTCGTTCTCGATGTAGGTGTGCACGGTGAGGGCCTCGATAATCTTGTCGACGATCTTGCCCTTGGTCTTGACGGCGTTCGGGCCCTGTGACTTGAAGTCGCGGAAGAGTTTGCGGATCTCTTTGTGGTCGTCCTTCAGGATGACGATGGCGTCGGTGGACATGGCGATACTCCTGGATGTGGGCTGGACATCGGAATCTCGGTATTCCGCATTCCGGCCACGATGAAACATCCGGCCTGACCTGGGGTTCCGGGGTTGGTTCCTAGCCCCACCCGTTGGCGTGCAGCCAGGCGTCGTCGATTCCGAAGTGGTGGGCGATCTCGTGCATGACGGTGACCGCGACCTCGTGCACCACCTCGTCGCGCGAGTTGCACATCGCCAGGATCGGGTCGCGGTAGATCGTGATCGTGTCCGGCAGGAATCCGCCGTAGTCGTGATCGCGCAGGGTCAGCGCCACGCCCTGATACAACCCGAGGATGTCGGGCTCCTCGGGGTTGTACGGCTCGACGAGGATGACCACGTTGTTCATCGCGCCGGTCAGTTCCGACGGGATGGTGTCCAGTGCGTCGGAGACCAGCCCGTCGAACTCGTCGTCGGACATCGGAACGGCCATGGGTCAGCCCGCCGGGGCGGGGGCCTGGTCGGGATTCGGCGCGATTCCCGGCGGGAGCGGCACCGGCGTCGGAAGAGCACGACCGGGCGGAGCGGCAGGTGGCGGAACGGGTGCCTTGCCGTTGATCAGCAGCGCACCGTCCTTGGCGTCGCCGACGAGGGTGGCGAATCCGCCGCGCTTGTCGGGCAGACCGAGGTAGCAGACCACCTTTCGGCTGCCGGCCAGCCAGCTCGGCTCGCTGAGCACCGACCACTGGACGTTCAGCGTCGTCTTGTCGAGGGCGGGCGCGCCGCCGGCGAAGCGTTCGGCCTGCTTCGGGCAGATGGTGCCGAGGTAGTTGTTCTGGGCGCCGGTCGCGGGCCACGGCTTGTTCGACATCCGGTCGCCGAAGCGGACCGCGAGGTCGACGATGCCGGTGGTCTGGAAGGCGTGCGGCTCGGCGCAGTTCACCGGGAATCCGGTGGGATTGCGGGTCTCCGGGTCGATGCCGATGCAGGTTCCCTCGGGCCACACATACGACTGGTTCTGGTCGGCGACGCGGCCGGAGAACTGCACGGGCTGACCGTCGGCCCCGTCCTCCTGGACTCCGCAGCGCAGCTGCCGGGCACCCTTGTCCCACTGGGCCTGCGACGGGTACATCATGCCGACCGAGAAGCGGCCCTGCGGGTCGAGGCGGCCGTCCAGGTACTGGTCGACGATGACCGGACACTGTTCGTCGCGGATGGCGGCGAAGCGTTCGGGCCCGGGCCACAGCGCGTCCTCACCGAACTCGACGCCGGGGATGAGGGAGGTGTCGATGCCGCCGGCCACCTCGAAGCGGTGCTTCTGTGCGCAGTCCACCGCGGTCGGTTGTCCGGGGTTGCCCTCGGGCCAGTCCAGACAGTCGCCGGCCACCGACTGGGTGAAGGCGTTCTGGACGAGGCGTTCGCCCTCGCCGACCTTGCTGCCGCCGACGCTGCCGGAGTCGTCGAAGACGCCCATCGCGAAGGCGATGCCGCCGGCGACGAGAGCGCCGACGACGATCGCGGCCAGTACGACGAAGACGGGGTTGCGCGTGGCGGATCGCGGGGGCCGGGTGGCGGCCTTCGCCGGCTCGTCGTGCGGCTCGACCGGGTCGACGGCGGTGAAGTCGTCGGCGGGGGCGTGGTGCGCGTCGTCGGGGCCGGGCGGGTGGCGGTCGGGGTCGGGCTCGTTCATCGGGATCCATCATGCCTGGTCGATGGGACCGGGCACACCCGCATCAGCCGATGCGGAGCCCGGCACCCTTGTCGGTGGCTGCCTACACTCGCGGAGGTGTCCGCCGATTCCTCACCGCCCGCATCGGAACCGTCGCCCGATCCGGAGGTCGTCGAGCTGGCCACCCGGCTCTTCGGCATGGCCCGATCCGGAGACTCCGCCCTGGGTGTCTATGTCGATGCCGGCGTGCCGGCTGACCTGCGCAACCAGGCCGGCGACTCGCTGCTCATGCTGGCGGCCTACCACGGCCATGCGGCGGTGGTGTCGGCTCTGCTGACCCGTGGCGCCGATCCGGACCTCGCCAACGACAAAGGCCAGACGCCGCTGGCCGGTGCGGTGTTCAAGGGATTCGACGATGTGGTCCGGCTGCTCGTCGACGCCGGGGCCGACCCGTACGGCGGCACCCCGTCGGCCGCCGATGCCGCGGCGATGTTCGGTCGCGACGATCTCCGGGCGCTCTGGAGCTGACCTGCGGGCCGGCCCGCGTTTCACTTCGGTGGCGTGATCGGGTTCGCATCGCGCGCTCAAGTAGGGTTTGAAGGCGTGATCGACCTGAAGATTGTTCGTGACGACCCGGATCTGGTCCGCGCTTCGCAGCGCACCCGCGGCGAGGACCCCGGCCTGGTGGATGCCCTGCTCGATGCCGACGCGGCCCGTCGTGCGGCCATCGTCGACGCCGACACGTTGCGATCCGAGCAGAAGGCTCTCGGAAAGCAGGTCGGCAAGGCCCAGGGCGACGAGAAGCAGGCGTTGCTCGCCAAGGGCAAGGAGCTCGCCGAACAGGTCAAGGCCGCGGTCGCGCGTCAGTCCGAGGCCGACGAGGCCGCCGCGAAAGCGCACCGCGCGATCTCCAACATCGTCGCGTCCGAGGCTCCCGCCGGCGGCGAGGACGACTACGTGGTCCTCGAGCACGTGGGTGAGCCCCGCGAGATCGAGAACCCGAAGGACCACCTCGAGCTGGGTGAGTCGCTCGGTCTGCTCGACATGGAGCGCGGCGCCAAGGTGTCGGGTTCGCGGTTCTACTTCCTGACCGGGCAGGGTGCCTTCCTGCAGCTCGGCCTGCTGAACATGGCCGCGCAGAAGGCTGCCGCCAACGGCTTCACGCTGATGGTCCCGCCCGTCCTGGTGCGTCCGGAGGTCATGGAGGGCACCGGCTTCCTCGGCGCTCACGCCGACGAGGTCTACCACCTCGACAAGGACGACGACCTGTACCTGGTCGGGACCTCGGAGGTGCCGCTCGCCGGCTACCACATGGACGAGATCCTGGACCTGTCCGACGGTCCGAAGCGCTACGCCGGCTGGTCGACGTGTTTCCGCCGCGAGGCCGGCAGCTACGGCAAGGACACCCGCGGCATCATCCGCGTGCACCAGTTCGACAAGGTCGAGGGCTTCATCTACTGCAAGCCCGAGGACGCCGAGGCCGAGCACCAGCGTCTACTGGGCTGGGAGAAGGACATGCTGGCCGCGATCGACGTGCCCTATCGCGTCATCGACGTCGCCGGTGGTGATCTCGGTTCGTCGGCCTCGCGCAAGTTCGACTGCGAGGCATGGGTTCCCACGCAGAACACCTACCGGGAGCTCACGTCGACGTCGAACTGCACGACGTTCCAGGCCCGTCGCCTCTCGATCCGCTACCGCGACGAGAACGGGAAGCCGCAGACTGCGGCGACGCTCAATGGCACGCTCGCGACGACCCGCTGGCTGGTGGCCATCCTCGAGAACCACCAGCAGCCCGACGGTTCGGTGAAACTGCCGCCGGAGCTGGCGAAGTTCGTGGGCACCGACGTCCTCACGCCTCGTTGATCTGAGCCTGCGTCATGACCAGCGGGATCGTCATCGCGGTGATCGGTGCGCTGGCGTTCGCCGCCGCGGCCGTTCTGCAGGCGCTCGGCGCCGAGCAGGTCTCGCAGCGCGCCGCCATCCGTGAGGAGCGTCGACGATCCGCGGCTGCGCACCCGTCGCTGAAGTCCACCGCGCTGACGATGTTGACGGTGCCGTTCCTGATCGGGTTCGTCTTCGACATCATCGGGTTTATCGCGACGATCGCGTCGGCCCGACTGATCCCGCTGTTCCTGTCGCAGACCATCATCTCGGCCCGGCTGGTCGCCACGGCACTGCTCGCCATGGTCGTGCTGAAAGTCGGCCTCACCATGCGTGATTGGATCGCCGGTGCGGTGGTCGTGGCTTCGTTGATCCTGCTGGCGGTGTCGGCAGGCCGCGAGGGGGTGGACCACACCGCATGGATGCGCTGGGCCGTGCTGGTCGCCGGGCCCGCGCTGATCCTCCTCGGTCTGATCGTGATGCGCCGCTTGAAGACCCACATCGCGACGGTCACCGGTCTCATCGCCGGCGCGGTGTTCGGTGTGATGGCGGTGGCGTCTCGAATCCTGGACGGTATCGACCCCCTCGACCTCACCGTGCTGTTCACCGACCCGGCTCTGTATGGGTTGCTGCTCAGCGGGATCGGCGGCTTCTACCTGTTCACCGTGGCACTGCAGACCGGCTCGGTGAACGGTGCCGCGGCAGCTCTTGTCGTCGGGCAGACGGTGCTCCCGGGCGCGGTCGGCATCGCCTTCCTCGGCGACGTCACGCGCGCCGGCTGGGGACCGGTCGCGATCGTCGCCTTCGTCGCGGCAGTCGGCGGCGGAGTGGTGCTCGCGTCGTCGGGTGCCGTCACCGCGGTGGAGACCGCCGACGCAACGAATGCGCCTCGTGGGTACGGACATCCACCGCGGGAACTGGGCCGGCCCCACTAGGCGATCTGGCCAGTGCGTAGGACGTGGTCTTCGGGCAGGACGGGAACAGGTCGGGGAATGTCAGCCATGAGCGATGCGCGAGCGGGGCTGGTCGGGCGGGACGCCGAACTCGCCGCGCTCCGAACCTTTCTCGACAGCACCCGGATCGATGGCGCCGCATTGCTGCTCACCGGCGATCCCGGGGTCGGCAAGACCGCGTTGCTCGACGCCGCCGTCGACACCTCGCGTGCCGCGGGTATGCGCGTCATCCGCGGGAGCGGCATCGAATTCGAGTCCGAGCTCGGTTTCGCTGTCCTGCATCAGCTGGTCCTCCCGCTGGCGGCCGAGCTCGGCCGTCTCCCGGAGTCCCAGCGCGCTGCTCTCGAGGTGGCGTTGGGTCTCGAAGACGGCAGCGCGCCAAGCCAGATAGCGGTCCTGAACGCTGCGTTGGGGTTGTTCGCCGCGGCCGCGGCCGACGATCCTCTTCTACTCGTGATCGATGATCTGCACGTGGTGGATCAACCGAGCATTGCCGCGATCGGCTTCATCGC
The sequence above is drawn from the Gordonia rubripertincta genome and encodes:
- a CDS encoding hemerythrin domain-containing protein; amino-acid sequence: MSTDAIVILKDDHKEIRKLFRDFKSQGPNAVKTKGKIVDKIIEALTVHTYIENECMYPEIRKRVPDLEDDILESYEEHHVADVLVVELAALKPDSERFDAKTTVLIENVEHHIEEEEDEWFPKVREALGRKDLQEIGEEMLRLKEKAPRRPSQPSALKKTVDAIIK
- the pheA gene encoding prephenate dehydratase, which produces MVPVIAYFGPPGTFTEMALDAAIAAHDPALGGLDLSRDVTKVDASSPAAAIAMVRSGEADYGCVPIESSLEGSVPATMDALVPPARSGTDGRVQVFAETVLDIAFAIAANGPIAPEDVRTIAAYPVAAAQVRQSVAKLFPNAEFVTSGSNAAAALDVASGKADAAVTTGLAAGLSDLTVIADGVCDAKEATTRFLVLGRPAAPTRRTGTDRTSVILDLSNEPGSLMNAMNEFASRGIDLTRIESRPQRDEAEGRAIAGRYRFFLDAVGHIDDAAVAEALAALHRRCERVVYLGSWPAVRTTGSAPPDHAESLAWIESLRQGEV
- a CDS encoding histidine phosphatase family protein, with protein sequence MARLHLVRHGETTANVMRRLDTALPGAALTDFGARQGVRFGLENRPEREAVLFSSAARRARQTAELISSVWDVHTEAVDGVHEVQAGVLEDRSDREAHDVFHDVMEKWHAGDLDVRIPGGESLAMVYDRYIPTVEDLARSYLTGTEPRDVFLVSHGAAIRLIAARLAGIDSRFAAATHLGNTGSIELEYTDGIWVCHRWGAETAPFDRVDEPLVDDPMG
- a CDS encoding DUF2470 domain-containing protein, translating into MTRTTTDRPTDAEMIQTACRRVGSAILAVEGADTTPIEVVHLFESQAFVLVPTDGGAMPAVAGTEGAPAMLEVTDWAPIDLRERVRSVVWLNGTLHEVPRDLERDLAIEIAAEHPDDGLLDIGHGASMLRLQVDSAVLASSSGATSVSAAELADAQPDPFWECEAGWLEHLDADHADLVGQLARKLPTDLRQGRVRPLGLDRFGIRFRIEGIAGDSDVRLPFPRPVTDVFELSRALRNLAGCPFLNSMPD
- a CDS encoding ankyrin repeat domain-containing protein, which codes for MSADSSPPASEPSPDPEVVELATRLFGMARSGDSALGVYVDAGVPADLRNQAGDSLLMLAAYHGHAAVVSALLTRGADPDLANDKGQTPLAGAVFKGFDDVVRLLVDAGADPYGGTPSAADAAAMFGRDDLRALWS
- a CDS encoding CPBP family intramembrane glutamic endopeptidase, which produces MSLREYLRPSPHGIPVVTDRVERRGLIAELVIVGVLTFAFSAVSAALALLEAQLAGGIGGTTVALNPSRSDLALIDAARQVLSVLRLFAIAALGVYLLWRSGLGLSRVGLGRWTPRRDVPAGLVLAAVIGIPGLALVAVARAFGLNASLVPSQADTWWEWPVLILIAIGNAAAEEIVVVAYFITRLRQLGVSDAKSLAASAVLRGGYHLYQGFGAGLGNLVMGVVYGRFYQVTARAWPLVIAHGAIDVVAFIGYALLRDHLSWVG
- a CDS encoding metallopeptidase family protein, which codes for MAVPMSDDEFDGLVSDALDTIPSELTGAMNNVVILVEPYNPEEPDILGLYQGVALTLRDHDYGGFLPDTITIYRDPILAMCNSRDEVVHEVAVTVMHEIAHHFGIDDAWLHANGWG
- a CDS encoding septum formation family protein, which encodes MNEPDPDRHPPGPDDAHHAPADDFTAVDPVEPHDEPAKAATRPPRSATRNPVFVVLAAIVVGALVAGGIAFAMGVFDDSGSVGGSKVGEGERLVQNAFTQSVAGDCLDWPEGNPGQPTAVDCAQKHRFEVAGGIDTSLIPGVEFGEDALWPGPERFAAIRDEQCPVIVDQYLDGRLDPQGRFSVGMMYPSQAQWDKGARQLRCGVQEDGADGQPVQFSGRVADQNQSYVWPEGTCIGIDPETRNPTGFPVNCAEPHAFQTTGIVDLAVRFGDRMSNKPWPATGAQNNYLGTICPKQAERFAGGAPALDKTTLNVQWSVLSEPSWLAGSRKVVCYLGLPDKRGGFATLVGDAKDGALLINGKAPVPPPAAPPGRALPTPVPLPPGIAPNPDQAPAPAG
- the serS gene encoding serine--tRNA ligase, translated to MIDLKIVRDDPDLVRASQRTRGEDPGLVDALLDADAARRAAIVDADTLRSEQKALGKQVGKAQGDEKQALLAKGKELAEQVKAAVARQSEADEAAAKAHRAISNIVASEAPAGGEDDYVVLEHVGEPREIENPKDHLELGESLGLLDMERGAKVSGSRFYFLTGQGAFLQLGLLNMAAQKAAANGFTLMVPPVLVRPEVMEGTGFLGAHADEVYHLDKDDDLYLVGTSEVPLAGYHMDEILDLSDGPKRYAGWSTCFRREAGSYGKDTRGIIRVHQFDKVEGFIYCKPEDAEAEHQRLLGWEKDMLAAIDVPYRVIDVAGGDLGSSASRKFDCEAWVPTQNTYRELTSTSNCTTFQARRLSIRYRDENGKPQTAATLNGTLATTRWLVAILENHQQPDGSVKLPPELAKFVGTDVLTPR